One stretch of Sander lucioperca isolate FBNREF2018 chromosome 13, SLUC_FBN_1.2, whole genome shotgun sequence DNA includes these proteins:
- the tmem120a gene encoding ion channel TACAN isoform X2, giving the protein MLFSPTGLTECFREWEDLEKNYQQIQDTHRLYKQKLEEVTRLQDSCSVAIARQRKKLKELTASLEECKEKHPTPKLNPEDVDAIAEIENSIKDRADAFSEMEAFLPKKNGLYLNLVLGNVNITLLNKQSKFAYKDEYEKFKLVLTVILFVVSFSCRFLFSYRALDALFNFLLVWYYCTLTIRESILISNGSRIKGWWVSHHYVSTFLSGVMLTWPEGTLYQMFRNQFLTYCLYQRFVQFLQYYYQSGCLYRLRALGERHNMDVTVEGFQSWMWRGLTFLLPFLFFGHFWQLYNSITLFRMFQLPECKEWQVVMCGCSYLVLFMGNFFTTVGVVYQKYMNNQDKTKAKSL; this is encoded by the exons ATGTTGTTCAGTCCAACGGGTTTAACTGAATGCTTCCGAGAATGGGAGGATTTAGAGAAGAACTACCAACAAATTCAG GACACCCATCGTCTTTATAAACAGAAACTTGAGGAAGTAACCAGACTGCAAGACAGCTGCTCCGTTGCTATAGCGCGTCAGAGGAAGAAACTGAAAGAGCTCACTGCATCACTAGAAGA ATGCAAAGAAAAACATCCAACACCCAAATTAAATCCAGAGGACGTGGATGCCATCGCTGAAATCGAGAACTCCATCAAAGACAGGGCCGATGCTTTCTCTGAGATGGAAGCTTTTCTGCCGAAGAAGAACGG GTTATACCTTAATCTTGTTTTAGGAAACGTCAACATAACACTCCTCAACAAACAGTCAAA ATTTGCCTACAAAGATGAATACGAGAAATTTAAACTGGTCCTCACGGTCATCCTCTTTGTCGTCTCCTTCTCATGTCGCTTTTTGTTCAGCTACAG AGCCCTAGATGCCCTGTTCAACTTCCTGTTGGTGTGGTACTACTGCACACTCACCATCCGGGAGAGCATCCTCATCAGTAACGGCTCTAG gatcaAAGGTTGGTGGGTCTCCCATCACTACGTGTCAACCTTCTTGTCTGGAGTCATGCTCACTTG GCCTGAAGGCACTCTCTACCAGATGTTTAGGAACCAGTTCCTGACATACTGTCTATACCAAA GATTTGTCCAGTTTCTCCAGTACTACTACCAGAGCGGCTGTTTGTACAGACTCCGAGCGCTGGGAGAAAGACACAACATGGACGTGACCGTCG AGGGTTTCCAGTCCTGGATGTGGAGAGGCTTGaccttcctccttcctttcttGTTCTTTGGTCAC TTCTGGCAGCTCTACAACAGCATAACACTCTTCCGGATGTTTCAGCTCCCAGAGTGTAAAGAGTGGCAG GTTGTGATGTGTGGCTGCTCTTACCTGGTGCTCTTCATGGGAAACTTCTTCACCACAGTGGGAGTGGTTTACCAGAAGTACATGAACAACCAGGACAAGACCAAGGCCAAGAGTTTATAA
- the styxl1 gene encoding serine/threonine/tyrosine-interacting-like protein 1 — MAEILMCEPFELYNLLNRCSRVSRLAEINYLCVIDARETQDYRMSHIITAKHVKMDSEGTLLLPEAVEVDSMQHVVVYDSNTSCLQEQGRAVDCAQALAQASICPVHIVKGGFQKFSALYPFLRTEKILYTIMELENLKTYPVEIIAGLLYMGDQEQGMDSSILKDLKISVVISLSQSNTLESTKENQTMLNIPVADSVVSDLYSTLERICTLISSHINMGSRVLTVSRQGRSRCSAVTIAFLMHHLKYTLEEAWKYVLKCKPNMRPNTGFLQQLSDWELITMGTKVTDISEPHF; from the exons ATGGCTGAAATCCTAATGTGTGAGCCGTTTGAGCTCTACAATCTTCTCAACCGCTGCAGCCGCGTGTCGAGGCTGGCCGAGATCAACTACCTGTGTGTGATTG ATGCTCGTGAAACCCAAGATTACAGAATGAGTCACATCATAACAGCTAAACATGTCAAAATG GATTCAGAGGGCACCCTCCTCCTGCCAGAGGCTGTGGAGGTTGACAGTATGCAGCACGTGGTGGTCTATGACAGCAACACAAGCTGTTTACAGGAACAAG GCAGAGCCGTTGACTGTGCCCAGGCCTTAGCTCAAGCTAGCATCTGTCCAGTCCACATAGTGAAAGGAGGCTTTCAGAAGTTCTCAGCTCTGTACCCTTTTTTAAGGACTGAGAAAATCCTGTACACCATCATG GAGCTGGAAAACCTGAAGACTTATCCAGTGGAGATCATAGCAGGACTGCTGTATATGGGCGACCAGGAACAAGGCATGGACTCCAGCATCCTCAAAGACCTGAAAATCAGCGTCGTCATCAGCCTCTCACAGAGTAACACTCTGGA ATCCACAAAGGAGAACCAGACCATGCTTAACATCCCTGTGGCCGACTCAGTGGTGTCTGATTTATATTCAACGCTTGAAAGGATTTGTACTCTTATTA GTTCCCACATCAACATGGGCTCTCGGGTCCTGACCGTTTCCAGGCAGGGCAGAAGCCGCTGCAGTGCTGTCACCATTGCCTTTCTCATGCACCACCTCAAATACACACTGGAG gaGGCCTGGAAGTACGTGCTCAAATGTAAACCCAACATGAGGCCAAACACGGGGTTTCTCCAGCAGCTGTCTGACTGGGAGCTTATCACCATGGGAACCAAAGTGACTGATATCTCCGAGCCTCATTTTTAA
- the tmem120a gene encoding ion channel TACAN isoform X1, with product MLFSPTGLTECFREWEDLEKNYQQIQDTHRLYKQKLEEVTRLQDSCSVAIARQRKKLKELTASLEECKEKHPTPKLNPEDVDAIAEIENSIKDRADAFSEMEAFLPKKNGLYLNLVLGNVNITLLNKQSKFAYKDEYEKFKLVLTVILFVVSFSCRFLFSYRALDALFNFLLVWYYCTLTIRESILISNGSRIKGWWVSHHYVSTFLSGVMLTWPEGTLYQMFRNQFLTYCLYQIGFVQFLQYYYQSGCLYRLRALGERHNMDVTVEGFQSWMWRGLTFLLPFLFFGHFWQLYNSITLFRMFQLPECKEWQVVMCGCSYLVLFMGNFFTTVGVVYQKYMNNQDKTKAKSL from the exons ATGTTGTTCAGTCCAACGGGTTTAACTGAATGCTTCCGAGAATGGGAGGATTTAGAGAAGAACTACCAACAAATTCAG GACACCCATCGTCTTTATAAACAGAAACTTGAGGAAGTAACCAGACTGCAAGACAGCTGCTCCGTTGCTATAGCGCGTCAGAGGAAGAAACTGAAAGAGCTCACTGCATCACTAGAAGA ATGCAAAGAAAAACATCCAACACCCAAATTAAATCCAGAGGACGTGGATGCCATCGCTGAAATCGAGAACTCCATCAAAGACAGGGCCGATGCTTTCTCTGAGATGGAAGCTTTTCTGCCGAAGAAGAACGG GTTATACCTTAATCTTGTTTTAGGAAACGTCAACATAACACTCCTCAACAAACAGTCAAA ATTTGCCTACAAAGATGAATACGAGAAATTTAAACTGGTCCTCACGGTCATCCTCTTTGTCGTCTCCTTCTCATGTCGCTTTTTGTTCAGCTACAG AGCCCTAGATGCCCTGTTCAACTTCCTGTTGGTGTGGTACTACTGCACACTCACCATCCGGGAGAGCATCCTCATCAGTAACGGCTCTAG gatcaAAGGTTGGTGGGTCTCCCATCACTACGTGTCAACCTTCTTGTCTGGAGTCATGCTCACTTG GCCTGAAGGCACTCTCTACCAGATGTTTAGGAACCAGTTCCTGACATACTGTCTATACCAAA TAGGATTTGTCCAGTTTCTCCAGTACTACTACCAGAGCGGCTGTTTGTACAGACTCCGAGCGCTGGGAGAAAGACACAACATGGACGTGACCGTCG AGGGTTTCCAGTCCTGGATGTGGAGAGGCTTGaccttcctccttcctttcttGTTCTTTGGTCAC TTCTGGCAGCTCTACAACAGCATAACACTCTTCCGGATGTTTCAGCTCCCAGAGTGTAAAGAGTGGCAG GTTGTGATGTGTGGCTGCTCTTACCTGGTGCTCTTCATGGGAAACTTCTTCACCACAGTGGGAGTGGTTTACCAGAAGTACATGAACAACCAGGACAAGACCAAGGCCAAGAGTTTATAA